A region of the Myxococcales bacterium genome:
GGACCGATCAGTCGCCCGATTTCTCGTTGGACCGCGTGTCGAATGCGAATTTGGCGAGGAACGCTTGGTGGCGTCGAGTTACTCACTCGGTACCCCCCTGGCCGAGAATATTTCAGTTCAGCTTGGAGACGATCAGGTTTACCGCGTCGCCGACCGTATTCACGGTATCGACGTCTTCGTCGTCGATTTCGATGTTGAACTCGTCCTCAAACGCGATCACGACATCCACCAGCCTTGCAGAGTTCACCTTCAGGTCTTCGAGGATGTTCGTATCCATC
Encoded here:
- a CDS encoding acyl carrier protein, which gives rise to MEQSEVLEGVVKILTPWVKNQDALAAVSMDTNILEDLKVNSARLVDVVIAFEDEFNIEIDDEDVDTVNTVGDAVNLIVSKLN